The following coding sequences are from one Schizosaccharomyces osmophilus chromosome 1, complete sequence window:
- the inp2 gene encoding myosin binding vezatin family protein involved in peroxisome inheritance Inp2 has protein sequence MKGIHRSLSNLFFIENISDDTRNNGISRYWSVIISKLYYLGCVSSDLFVNHAWPYVLESFQPNLCETERTLLYDNIQYIIYTSDLLVGDHKLHCQGNLTFSSSIPVPSPPSFSSKKLWYMFTYQSFLHAGYCLGFYCVVSLLCNFVSFNPLKIGFYCYLIFSIVIIFCHFLVYYTRIDGLYSIYRLTHALQSFEDVSNRVYTQICELGHPDYVDRSSDDLGQHNQGFQISRNQELMSRKVSDLFGKLLPSYQELLSRLYPFTAPSYLRDLLLLYKLPNCFTNTSIPFSLKQIVNPNLQRNSLYCLRKEATEYNSHSNESLLFLVKSYSELTVVFKQILCCILSFSVQTFPQECTSWPTLCHNIDSLIATLCDFTEQLSSFSSFMPESGGVTPENDRLNHSSRNKTFDVENLKKKLQRLHFAMLETHGNISLYLQENANVGSQEGALKEYDHFGFQLKGLLSEWEFYRDMLTPMTSSSRKKC, from the exons ATGAAAGGAATTCATCGCTCGTTAagtaatttattttttatagaaaataTTTCAGATG ACACCCGTAACAATGGTATTTCGCGCTATTGGTCAGTAATAATTTCCAAGTTGTACTATCTTGGATGTGTTTCTTCTGATCTGTTTGTAAACCATGCCTGGCCTTATGTTTTG GAATCTTTTCAACCAAATCTGTGCGAAACAGAGAGAACCCTTCTTTACGACAATATCCAGTACATAATCTATACTTCAGACTTGCTTGTTGGAGACCATAAATTACATTGTCAAGGAAATCTGACTTTTAGCTCATCTATCCCAGTCCCAAGTCCACCATCTTTCTCTTCTAAAAAGCTTTGGTATATGTTTACTTACCAATCTTTCTTACATGCTGGCTATTGCTTGGGCTTCTATTGCGTGGTTTCATTACTCTGCAACTTCGTGTCTTTTAATCCCCTCAAAATTGGCTTTTATTGCTACCTCATTTTCTCAATTGTAATAATcttttgtcattttttGGTATATTACACTCGCATCGACGGTTTGTATAGTATATACCGTCTAACCCATGCGTTGCAATCGTTCGAAGATGTTTCCAATCGCGTTTACACTCAGATCTGTGAGTTAGGTCATCCAGATTACGTTGACAGGTCTTCTGATGATTTGGGTCAGCATAACCAGGGTTTTCAAATCAGCAGAAATCAAGAGCTCATGTCCCGAAAAGTCTCTGACCTATTTGGGAAGCTACTACCATCGTACCAAGAGTTGCTATCAAGATTATACCCATTTACAGCTCCATCGTACTTGAGGGATCTCCTGCTCCTCTACAAGCTGCCCAACTGTTTCACCAATACTTCAATCCCATTTTCGCTAAAACAAATTGTAAACCCTAACTTGCAGCGGAATTCTCTGTATTGTCTCCGGAAAGAGGCAACTGAGTATAACTCTCATTCTAATGAATCCTTGCTGTTTTTAGTGAAAAGCTACTCCGAGTTAACGGTTGtattcaaacaaattcttTGTTGTATACTGTCATTTTCTGTGCAAACGTTTCCTCAAGAATGCACATCATGGCCAACTTTGTGTCATAACATTGATAGTTTAATTGCTACACTGTGTGACTTTACTGAACAACTGTCTTCATTCTCCTCTTTTATGCCAGAAAGTGGTGGAGTGACTCCAGAAAACGATCGTCTTAATCATTCTTCCCGTAACAAAACATTTGACGTGGAAAAtcttaaaaagaaattacaaaGATTACATTTCGCAATGCTTGAAACGCACGGAAATATTAGTTTATACTTACAAGAAAATGCGAATGTAGGGTCCCAAGAAGGGGCCTTAAAAGAATACGATCACTTTGGATTTCAGCTAAAAGGATTACTGTCTGAATGGGAATTTTATCGTGATATGCTGACCCCAATGACTTCCTCTTCAAGGAAGAAATGTTGA
- the crr1 gene encoding glycosyl hydrolase family Crr1: protein MLPVTHHSQQSFSNDDFSSHLEKGSNYPHEYEPESRKLNTDDEHFDEIKKPWYQTYERKILIGIIVFICVLLIIILGSVLGHRTHERNRHPSYKQENYTMLKSYEGESFFDNFDFFSEADPTKGFVQYKTREASEQMGLIHANSTNVIMTADNKEKAPNGRPSVRISTKEYFKNVLIILDVLHAPTGCGTWPAFWTVGDDWPKNGEIDIMENVNLARKGQVTLHTDDGCDMTGVKQVMTGNTLQSNCYVNAPGANNAGCGVKAAEDGSFGAPFNAQQGGVYALDWRSEGIRAWFFNRTNIPTDITNKQPQPANWETPLADFPNTKCNIDKRFGNQKIVFDLTFCGDWAGASSSLTNAGCPSSCTDFVANNPQNLTEAYWDIRSLNVFKSQ from the coding sequence ATGCTTCCCGTAACGCATCATTCTCAGCAAAGTTTCTCAAACGATGACTTCTCCAGTCACTTGGAGAAAGGTTCAAACTATCCTCATGAATATGAACCAGAAAGTCGCAAGTTGAATACTGACGATGAACATTTTgatgaaataaagaagccTTGGTATCAGACTTACGAGAGAAAGATTCTGATTGGTATCATCGTCTTTATTTGTGTTCTTcttattattattttggGCAGTGTCCTTGGCCATCGTACTCATGAAAGAAACCGCCACCCCTCGTACAAACAAGAGAACTACACAATGCTCAAGTCATACGAAGGTGAATCGTTTTTCGATaactttgattttttcagTGAAGCAGATCCTACTAAAGGGTTTGTTCAATACAAGACCCGTGAAGCCAGTGAACAAATGGGTTTAATTCATGCCAACAGTACCAACGTGATTATGACTGCTGACAACAAGGAGAAAGCCCCTAATGGTCGTCCATCTGTTCGAATTTCAACTAAGGAGTATTTTAAAAACGTTTTGATTATCCTTGATGTCTTGCATGCACCTACTGGATGCGGTACTTGGCCCGCATTTTGGACAGTTGGTGATGATTGGCCTAAAAATGGTGAAATTGATATCATGGAAAATGTGAACTTGGCTCGAAAGGGTCAAGTTACATTACATACCGACGATGGTTGTGACATGACAGGCGTCAAGCAAGTAATGACTGGAAATACTTTGCAATCTAATTGTTATGTAAATGCTCCCGGAGCAAATAATGCTGGTTGTGGTGTGAAGGCTGCTGAGGATGGTTCATTTGGAGCCCCTTTTAATGCACAACAAGGTGGTGTTTACGCTCTTGACTGGCGCAGCGAGGGTATTCGCGCCTGGTTTTTCAATCGTACAAATATTCCTACAGACATTACAAACAAGCAACCTCAACCCGCTAATTGGGAAACTCCTTTAGCTGACTTTCCCAACACAAAATGTAATATTGATAAACGATTTGGTAATCAGAAAATCGTTTTTGATCTTACATTCTGTGGTGATTGGGCTGGAGCTAGCTCGTCTTTAACAAATGCTGGATGTCCTTCTAGCTGCACTGATTTTGTTGCCAATAATCCCCAAAATCTTACAGAAGCATACTGGGATATTCGTAGTTTGAACGTCTTTAAAAGTCAATAA
- a CDS encoding antibiotic biosynthesis monooxygenase-like domain encodes MSFPANTHVLIPKAPLKTGEGKKVLDLLNDVSTHVVKNEPFTSCYYFGYDAANPDSVWGIEVYENKDALESKHMVSPPFLKFAGYLSSEQSPMVEPIQLLNFEVVDGFLNKNGAPESLDDYLVYTEYQASGNPDELKEQLTVDQEADTSIILHSLDDSLLFATVTRYANGRKQPEPAQVPGAAATVQHVKYAGVGFLTHN; translated from the exons ATGAGCTTTCCTGCAAATACACACGTCCTTATTCCTAAAGCCCCTCTCAAAACCGGCGAAGGAAAAAAG GTTCTTGATCTACTGAACGATGTGAGTACACATGTTGTTAAGAATGAACCTTTTACTTCATGCTACTACTTTGGCTACGATGCCGCCAATCCAGATTCCGTTTGGGGCATTGAAGTTTATGAAAACAAGGACGCTTTGGAAAGTAAGCATATGGTTTCACCACCTTTTCTAAAGTTTGCCGGTTATCTCAGCTCAGAGCAGTCACCAATGGTTGAACCTATCCAATTACTGAACTTCGAAGTCGTAGATggttttttgaacaaaaacgGCGCTCCTGAATCTCTTGATGATTACCTTGTTTATACTGAATACCAAGCTTCTGGTAATCCCGATGAATTAAAGGAGCAGCTTACGGTGGATCAAGAAGCTGACACCAGCATTATCCTTCACTCTTTGGATGATTCTTTGCTCTTTGCTACAGTAACTAGATATGCCAATGGCCGCAAGCAACCCGAACCTGCCCAAGTTCCTGGTGCTGCTGCTACCGTTCAGCATGTGAAGTACGCTGGCGTGGGATTTTTGACACATAACTAA
- a CDS encoding endomembrane system acetyl-CoA transmembrane transporter has translation MLSKLHQRAGRSAIELKDLENGAVSNTLNLSTDDIPDDRGSYDEVYPPLSFQQKKNIAFLILLYLIQGVPMGLVKGSIPYFLKPHCTYSDIATYSLASYPYSLKVLWSPIVDTYYFSKFGRRKTWVAPCTFFLACTLLVFSYNIDVWIERGSSYIKSFTVWSFFLVFICATQDIAVDGWSLNMLDAHQLNYASTAQTVGLNTGFFLSFTVLLVLTSPEFANTVLRISPLDEGLITLSGYIRFWALITLFSVVLVFVWEEQKPEHVASMKDTFRSIRDIISLRNMKQLLAVHLLSKVGFVANETLTLLKATEFGLSKAMLSLIILINFPLGLILGVYIGHVSNSRPLHFWLWGYWGRTASIVLNMALVYTVTHFSKKLSLFLSILICYTLNASFMTIQFVSIGVFHSQISDPAIGGTYMTILNTLSNLGGTWPQYIMLKLADWVTYSYCSTDHSLQCITDDVKNQCVASGGQCIYKTDGYYFTSILGIFLSILLCIITIFPIVRKLNKVPASSWHIHGKYSSNQ, from the exons ATGCTGTCGAAACTGCATCAAAGAGCTGGTCGAAGTGCCATTGAATTAAAAGATTTAGAGAATGGTGCTGTGTCAAACACATTAAATCTGTCGACAGACGATATCCCCGATGATAGAGGTTCGTACGATGAAGTATATCCACCATTATcctttcaacaaaagaagaatatcGCCTTCTTGATATTATTGT ACCTTATTCAAGGTGTCCCTATGGGATTGGTAAAAGGCAGCATTCCTTATTTCTTAAAACCGCATTGCACTTATTCAGATATTGCGACGTACTCATTGGCATCTTATCCATATAGCTTAAAGGTGCTTTGGAGTCCCATAGTAGACACATActacttttccaaatttggTCGACGCAAGACATGGGTAGCACCTTGCACGTTTTTTCTAGCTTGCACCTTATTAGTCTTTTCCTACAATATAGATGTATGGATTGAAAGGGGCTCTTCTTACATCAAATCCTTCACGGTTTggagtttctttttggttttcatttgtGCGACTCAAGATATTGCAGTAGATGGTTGGTCATTAAATATGCTTGATGCTCATCAATTGAACTATGCTTCAACAGCCCAAACAGTTGGTTTGAATACAggtttttttctttcgtttacGGTTTTGTTGGTTTTGACTTCCCCGGAGTTTGCAAATACTGTTTTGCGTATCAGCCCTTTAGATGAAGGATTAATCACTTTGAGTGGATATATACGCTTTTGGGCTTTGATTACCCTCTTTTCAgttgttttggtttttgtttgggAGGAACAGAAACCTGAGCATGTAGCGAGCATGAAGGATACCTTTCGTTCAATTCGAGATATTATTTCATTGAGGA ATATGAAACAGCTTTTGGCGGTTCACCTTCTCAGTAAAGTTGGATTTGTCGCTAATGAGACTTTGACGCTCTTAAAAGCAACAGAGTTTGGCTTAAGTAAAGCAATGCTGTCTTTAATTATTCTAATCAATTTTCCCTTGGGATTAATATTGGGTGTATACATTGGGCATGTTAGCAACAGTCGGCCTCTCCACTTTTGGCTATGGGGTTATTGGGGCCGAACAGCTTCTATTGTGCTTAACATGGCACTTGTATATACGGTCActcatttttcaaagaagttatcgttgtttctttccattcttATATGCTACACGCTCAACGCTTCTTTTATGACAATCCAATTTGTTTCGATTGGGGTGTTCCACAGCCAAATATCTGATCCTGCTATCGGAGGTACATATATGACG ATTCTCAATACACTAAGCAATTTAGGTGGGACATGGCCTCAATACATTATGCTAAAGTTAGCAGACTGGGTGACATATTCTTATTGTTCAACCGATCATAGCCTGCAATGCATCACGGATGATGTGAAAAATCAATGTGTGGCTTCAGGAGGTCaatgtatatataaaacAGATGGCTACTACTTTACATCCATCCTCGGcatatttctttctatcCTTCTTTGTATAATCACAATCTTCCCGATTGTGCGTAAGCTTAATAAAGTACCGGCCTCATCTTGGCATATTCATGGCAaatattcttcaaatcaATAG
- the kgd4 gene encoding mitochondrial alpha-ketoglutarate dehydrogenase Ymr31/Kgd4: MARKALIQFVKHLTKSSAERRPHPAVPFALPSSFFSKAGAPSNDSFGSQDVFIANDRNELSPRFHRMPLSDLEMSIIESGGASVY; this comes from the exons ATGGCTAGAAAAGCGCTTATTCAGTTTGTCAAACATTTGACCA AATCATCTGCTGAACGACGTCCCCATCCTGCCGTTCCATTTGCTTTGCCATCtagcttcttttccaaagctGGAGCACCTTCCAATGACTCCTTTGGAAGCCAAGACGTTTTCATTGCAAACGATAGAAACGAACTTTCACCTCGATTTCACCGTATGCCACTTAGCGACTTGGAAATGAGTATTATTGAATCAGGTGGTGCTTCTGTCTATTAA
- the rps402 gene encoding 40S ribosomal protein S4, whose protein sequence is MVRGPKKHLKRVAAPHHWLLDKLSGTYAPKPSAGPHKARECLPLIVFLRNRLKYALNGREVRAILMQRLIKVDGKVRTDNTFPTGFMDVISIEKTGEHFRLVYDIKGRFTVHRITAEEAKYKLCKVKRVQLGAKGIPFIVTHDGRTIRYPDPLIKVNDTVKLNLETNKIEGFIKFDTSAQVMVTGGRNMGRVGTIIHREHHLGSFEIIHVKDALDREFATRLSNVFVIGETNKSWISLPKGKGVKLSITEERDRRRALKGLA, encoded by the coding sequence atggtAAGAGGCCCCAAAAAGCACCTGAAGCGTGTGGCCGCACCTCACCACTGGCTTTTAGACAAGCTCTCTGGTACTTACGCTCCCAAGCCTTCTGCTGGTCCTCATAAGGCTCGTGAGTGCCTTCCTTTAATCGTCTTCTTGCGCAACCGTCTCAAGTATGCCTTAAACGGTCGTGAGGTTAGAGCTATTCTCATGCAACGTTTGATCAAGGTCGACGGAAAGGTTCGTACTGACAACACTTTCCCTACTGGTTTCATGGATGTTATTAGCATTGAGAAGACTGGTGAACACTTCCGTCTTGTCTATGATATTAAGGGACGTTTCACTGTTCACCGCATCACTGCTGAAGAAGCCAAGTACAAGCTTTGCAAGGTTAAGCGTGTCCAATTGGGTGCCAAGGGTATTCCTTTCATCGTCACTCATGACGGCCGTACCATTCGCTACCCTGATCCTTTGATCAAGGTCAACGATACCGTCAAGCTTAACTTGGAAACCAACAAGATTGAAGGATTCATCAAGTTTGATACTTCTGCCCAAGTCATGGTCACCGGTGGCCGTAACATGGGTCGTGTTGGTACCATCATTCACCGTGAACACCACCTTGGTTCCTTTGAAATCATCCACGTTAAGGATGCTTTGGACCGTGAGTTCGCTACTCGTCTCTCTAACGTCTTCGTTATTGGTGAGACCAACAAGAGCTGGATCTCTTTGCCTAAGGGCAAGGGTGTCAAGCTCAGCATTACTGAAGAGCGTGACCGCAGACGTGCTCTTAAGGGACTTGcctaa
- the dpm2 gene encoding dolichol-phosphate mannosyltransferase regulatory subunit Dpm2: MLIYLLTAAFIYYTIWILIMPFVDGMNPTHKFFLDREWAIVVPVSLMLFGICLVGTFISLVMIKSEKNTRKT, translated from the exons ATGTTAATCTATTTGTTAACAgctgcttttatttattacaCTATATGGATTTTAATCATG CCTTTTGTTGACGGGATGAACCCAACTCACAAATTCTTCTTAGATCGTGAATGGGCAATTGTCGTACCAGTATCTTTGAtgctttttggaatttgcTTAGTTGGAacatttatttcattaGTGATGATCAAATCTGAAAAAAACACTCGAAAGACGTAA
- the rec6 gene encoding meiotic recombination protein Rec6: protein MHRIYSSDKDFLLEYNFQEIWNSLEEDIESLTSSPFEFLVRFRHNGKPIDPLMCYSLGNEIAGFSVWKKLEFSVLLNSEVNGHIVRFTINPPKFSFKPGSVRELLILVMNCDLRQSHVSEVDCNLKVVAHLIYQALLRYIVNVLSHKCPLSFQPNLYKKFSNTMYYADKYSNSINRILSRAGTKENLNEKIVHDLICQKTRNCLRKNIRKNELYSGLYEYETMVNEVIRQSEEHEMEEPNIDESSALNSSPPYTISYPSLPTETAFTSNESSTTLQETISSDTILSSDNFLNEVLSSHSKSDI, encoded by the exons ATGCATAGAATATATAGTTCCGATAAAGACTTTTTACTGGAATATAACTTTCAAGAAATCTGGAACTCTTTGGAGGAAGATATTGAGAGCCTCacttcttctccttttgaA TTTTTGGTTAGATTTCGCCATAATGGGAAGCCCATTGATCCGTTGATGTGTTATTCTTTGGGAAATGAAATAGCTGGTTTTTCT GTTTGGAAGAAGTTGGAATTCTCTGTGTTGTTAAATTCTGAGGTGAACGGGCATATTGTGAGAT TCACTATTAATCCCCCaaaattctcttttaaGCCAGGTTCCGTTCGGGAGTTACTTATACTGGTAATGAACTGTGACCTTCGGCAAAGCCATGTTTCTGAGGTTGATTGCAATCTTAAGGTTGTAGCACATTTAATATACCAGGCTTTACTACGGTACATTGTGAATGTCCTAAGTCACAAATGTCCTTTATCATTTCAACCAAATCTATATAAG aaattttcaaacacCATGTACTACGCTGATAAATACTCCAATTCAATAAACAGAATCCTTAGCAGGGCTggtacaaaagaaaacttgaatgaaaagataGTACATGACCTGATATGCCAAAAGACAAGGAattgtttacgaaaaaaCATAaggaaaaatgaattataCAGTGGGCtttatgaatatgaaaCAATGGTTAATGAAGTTATAAGGCAAAGCGAGGAGCATGAGATGGAAGAACCTAATATAGATGAAAGCTCAGCATTAAACTCATCACCTCCATATACTATCTCATATCCTTCTTTGCCAACAGAAACCGCTTTTACTAGTAATGAGTCGAGCACAACTTTACAGGAAACTATATCTTCAGATACAATCCTATCGTCAGATAATTTTCTAAACGAAGTACTATCTTCTCATTCTAAAAGTGATATATAA
- the yox1 gene encoding MBF complex corepressor Yox1 — translation MSQDTFSTPKQKSESSELNNHLARDQEDEDLRAKRRRRRTTDAETSILEQYFLKTPKPNLLERQELSKKLNSSMSPRELQIWFQNKRQSLRKNNSLHRARSEIELEGVTPRRQSMITLCESQNGEAELFFLKKTVDNNLNLENKSAKQTRKTDTSENIGKLLSSKVNQPPSPKEDNNSSHRELEECAKSLIELQQRNNHAQHQ, via the coding sequence ATGTCTCAAGATACATTCTCTACTcctaaacaaaaaagtgaGTCTTCTGAACTAAATAATCATCTTGCTAGAGATCAGGAAGATGAAGACCTACGGGCCAAACGAAGAAGACGGCGTACTACGGACGCTGAGACATCTATTTTGGagcaatattttttgaaaacgCCTAAGCCAAACCTTTTGGAAAGACAAGAACTCAGCAAAAAACTAAACTCTAGCATGTCCCCACGAGAATTGCAAATTTGGTTTCAAAACAAACGTCAATCACTGCGTAAAAACAATAGCTTACACCGTGCACGTTCAGAAATTGAGCTAGAAGGTGTAACTCCAAGGAGACAATCTATGATAACTCTTTGTGAAAGTCAAAATGGTGAAGCTGAACTATTCtttctaaagaaaactgTCGATAATAACCTCAACTTGGAAAACAAATCAGCAAAACAAACTAGAAAAACCGACACGTCAGAAAACATCGGAAAACTTCTCTCTAGCAAAGTTAATCAACCTCCTTCACCGAAAGAAGATAATAATTCGTCCCATAGggaattggaagaatgCGCCAAAAGTTTAATTGAAttacaacaaagaaataatcaTGCTCAGCATCAATGA